The following coding sequences are from one Epilithonimonas vandammei window:
- the kdpA gene encoding potassium-transporting ATPase subunit KdpA produces MNTEITGILLMYALVVLLAIPLGRYIGKIFTKEKTFLDGLFDPIDKLFYRISGIDPNSEMNWKQHLSALLTINVVWFLISMFVLTNMSWLPLNPDNNPSMSGDLAFNTAVSFVTNTNLQHYSGESGLSYLGQLTLMLWQFISAGCGIAIAGMVFLAMKERTADKLGNFYFLFIRTCTRVLFPIAVVVASLLAFNGTPMTFEGKDPITTLQGDKVEVSRGPVAGFVAIKQLGTNGGGFFGPNSAHPLENPNYFTNIVETVSIMLIPIAMVFAMGYVLRRKKLAWTIFGVMTVGFLLLLTPTVINEINGNPAIEKMGIAQDFGSMEGKEVRFGPAASAYWAINTTVTSNGSVNAMHDSLTPLSGMNTMLGMMVNAFYGGVGVGFLNFYIFIILAVFISGLMVGRTPEFLGKKIEAREMKIAMIIALLHPFLILVGTAISSYMVAHNPDEYGSWLNNPGFHGFSEMLYEFTSSSANNGSGFEGLADNNPFWNIACGIVMLMARYLPIIGPVAIAGSLAAKKYIPESAGTLKTDTATFGLMVFAVIAIVAALSFFPALALGPIAEYFSL; encoded by the coding sequence ATGAATACAGAAATTACAGGAATTTTGCTGATGTATGCCTTAGTGGTTTTGCTGGCAATTCCTCTGGGGAGATATATTGGAAAGATCTTTACCAAAGAAAAAACCTTTTTGGACGGACTTTTTGATCCAATCGACAAACTATTTTACAGAATTTCCGGAATAGATCCAAATTCAGAAATGAACTGGAAACAGCACCTTTCAGCATTGCTGACCATCAATGTGGTATGGTTTCTCATTTCGATGTTTGTTTTGACCAATATGAGCTGGCTTCCTCTAAATCCGGATAATAACCCGTCAATGAGCGGCGATCTGGCTTTCAATACGGCAGTAAGTTTTGTGACCAATACTAATCTTCAGCATTATTCCGGAGAATCAGGGTTGTCTTATTTGGGGCAATTGACATTGATGCTGTGGCAGTTTATCTCCGCAGGCTGCGGTATTGCTATTGCAGGTATGGTTTTCCTGGCTATGAAGGAAAGAACAGCGGATAAGTTAGGAAATTTTTACTTTTTATTTATCAGAACTTGCACAAGAGTTTTATTCCCAATCGCTGTAGTTGTAGCTTCATTATTGGCTTTTAACGGAACACCAATGACTTTCGAAGGAAAAGACCCGATTACAACATTACAGGGTGATAAAGTTGAGGTAAGCCGTGGTCCGGTAGCAGGATTCGTTGCCATCAAGCAACTAGGAACCAATGGCGGTGGATTTTTTGGTCCTAACTCTGCGCATCCTTTAGAAAACCCAAATTACTTTACCAATATTGTCGAAACAGTTTCTATTATGTTGATTCCGATTGCAATGGTATTTGCGATGGGTTATGTTTTAAGAAGAAAAAAATTGGCGTGGACTATTTTCGGGGTAATGACCGTAGGATTTCTGTTATTGTTAACGCCAACAGTTATTAATGAAATTAATGGAAACCCAGCTATCGAAAAAATGGGAATTGCTCAGGATTTTGGTAGTATGGAAGGCAAAGAAGTTCGTTTCGGACCCGCCGCTTCTGCTTATTGGGCAATTAATACAACGGTTACCAGCAACGGTTCTGTCAACGCAATGCACGATTCTCTGACACCGCTTTCCGGAATGAACACAATGCTCGGAATGATGGTCAATGCGTTCTACGGAGGTGTAGGTGTAGGTTTTTTAAACTTTTATATATTCATCATCCTCGCCGTTTTCATCAGTGGATTAATGGTAGGAAGAACACCTGAATTCTTAGGGAAGAAAATCGAGGCCAGAGAAATGAAAATCGCAATGATCATCGCATTGCTTCACCCTTTCCTAATTCTTGTAGGAACTGCAATCTCAAGTTATATGGTTGCACACAATCCAGATGAATACGGAAGTTGGTTGAACAATCCGGGCTTCCACGGTTTCAGTGAAATGTTATATGAATTTACGTCATCAAGTGCCAACAATGGAAGTGGTTTCGAAGGTTTGGCTGATAACAACCCATTCTGGAATATCGCGTGCGGAATCGTAATGCTGATGGCCAGATATTTACCAATTATTGGCCCGGTTGCCATCGCAGGAAGTCTTGCTGCTAAAAAATATATCCCTGAAAGTGCAGGAACGCTCAAAACAGATACAGCAACATTCGGTTTAATGGTGTTTGCGGTGATTGCAATTGTAGCAGCGTTGTCATTCTTTCCGGCGTTAGCATTAGGTCCAATCGCTGAATATTTTTCACTTTAA
- a CDS encoding potassium-transporting ATPase subunit F, producing the protein MTALFIIAIAVFVYICYVLVKPEKF; encoded by the coding sequence ATGACAGCATTATTTATCATAGCCATCGCAGTATTTGTTTACATCTGCTATGTCTTAGTGAAACCGGAAAAATTCTGA
- a CDS encoding type ISP restriction/modification enzyme — protein MTTQHYVESIASRFKLANATEHTFRGDLAQLIETLVPDIVATNEPKRQKCGAPDYILTRKEIPIGFIEAKDIGDKDLDGTKKTGNKEQFDRYKASLENLIFTDYLDFHLYRNGEFVTKISIAEVVGNQIKPIPENFPIFENLIKDFCIYVGQTIKSPKKLAEMMAGKARLLADIISNALISDEDTRSNSSLRDQMEAFKEILIHDITPKGFADVYAQTIAYGMFAARLHDATLPTFSRQEAAELIPKSNPFLRKLFGYIAGPDLDDRIKWIVDSLVDIFLACNVEEILKDYGKSTKMENPIIHFYETFLSEYDPKLRKARGVWYTPAPVVNFIVRAVDDILKTEFHLSQGLADTSKTKITLNTQNFNKKKQKYETVEQEVHKVQILDPATGTGTFLAEVVKHVHQKFVGQQGIWSNYVEKHLIPRLNGFELLMASYAMAHLQLDLLLKDTGYKATSDERLRVYLTNSLEESHPDTNTLFASWLSDEANEANRVKRDTPVMVILGNPPYSGESANKGEWIMKLMEDYKKEPGGKEKLKERNPKWINDDYVKFIRYGQHFIEKNGSGILAFINPHGFLDNPTFRGMRWNLLKTYDKIYTIDLHGNSKKKELSPDGSADQNVFDIMQGVSINLFIKTGNKKESELGQVFHFDLFGKRDVKYNFLIENSLKEIDFKLLPNIAPNYFFVNKDFGVQEEYDEGFKVNKIFPLNNVGIVTARDHFTIHETKEELKKTINEFLSLDDEEARQKFNLGKDVRDWQVGFAKKDLLQNYPDKGKFVKISYRPFDEKWTFYTGNSKGFHCYPRKETMRNFLNGNNLGLVFKLGNAEMNSVSAVVTKNIIDFRSWSRPGMQGGDYIAPLYLYPETNGQTSLEDSIERVPNLNMEIVEKMAKDLGLHFSPERPDYSKQTEETNQFYPEDILDYIYAVLHSPSYREKYKEFLKIDFPRVPYPTNPKTFWKLVALGKQIREIHLLESRIVENYITQYPIAGDNEVLKPRFEENYEIIDGDAIALVNPGYPIGRVYINETQYFEQVPEVVWNFYIGGYQPAQKWLKDRKGRTLDFEDILHYQKIIVALFETDRLMKEVDNVISF, from the coding sequence ATGACGACTCAACACTATGTAGAATCTATCGCCAGTAGATTCAAACTTGCTAATGCCACCGAACATACCTTTCGCGGAGATTTGGCTCAGCTCATCGAAACTTTGGTTCCCGATATTGTGGCAACCAATGAACCAAAACGCCAGAAATGCGGCGCTCCCGACTATATTTTAACGAGGAAAGAAATACCGATTGGTTTTATCGAAGCCAAAGATATTGGCGATAAAGACCTGGACGGAACCAAAAAAACGGGTAATAAAGAGCAGTTTGACCGCTACAAGGCGTCGCTTGAAAACCTGATATTTACGGATTATCTCGATTTCCATCTGTATAGAAATGGGGAGTTTGTGACCAAAATTTCAATTGCCGAAGTGGTGGGAAATCAAATAAAACCCATTCCTGAAAACTTTCCCATTTTCGAAAATCTCATCAAAGATTTTTGCATCTATGTAGGACAAACCATCAAAAGCCCAAAGAAACTGGCAGAAATGATGGCCGGAAAAGCGCGCCTGTTGGCTGATATTATTTCCAATGCCTTGATTAGCGATGAGGATACACGAAGCAATTCTTCGCTCCGCGATCAGATGGAAGCCTTCAAAGAAATCCTGATTCACGATATTACTCCGAAAGGTTTTGCTGATGTGTATGCACAAACCATTGCCTACGGAATGTTTGCAGCACGTTTGCACGATGCTACTTTACCAACATTCAGCAGGCAGGAAGCAGCAGAATTAATTCCAAAATCCAATCCTTTTCTAAGAAAACTGTTTGGCTACATTGCCGGTCCCGATTTGGACGATCGTATCAAATGGATTGTGGACAGTCTGGTCGATATCTTCTTGGCTTGTAATGTAGAAGAAATCCTGAAGGATTACGGGAAATCTACCAAAATGGAAAATCCAATTATCCATTTCTACGAAACATTTTTGAGCGAATACGATCCAAAACTGCGGAAAGCGCGTGGTGTATGGTACACACCGGCTCCGGTGGTCAATTTTATTGTTCGTGCGGTGGATGATATTCTGAAAACCGAGTTTCACCTTTCTCAAGGTTTGGCCGATACCAGCAAAACCAAAATCACTTTAAACACTCAAAATTTCAATAAAAAGAAACAGAAATACGAAACGGTTGAGCAGGAAGTGCACAAAGTGCAAATCCTAGATCCTGCGACCGGAACCGGAACTTTCTTAGCCGAAGTGGTGAAACACGTACACCAGAAGTTTGTAGGGCAACAAGGGATCTGGAGCAATTATGTGGAAAAACATCTCATCCCAAGACTGAATGGTTTTGAACTTTTGATGGCGAGTTACGCAATGGCACATTTGCAGTTGGACTTGTTGCTGAAAGATACAGGGTACAAAGCTACTTCTGATGAACGTTTGCGTGTGTATCTTACCAACAGTTTGGAAGAAAGCCATCCAGATACCAATACCCTTTTTGCCAGTTGGCTAAGCGACGAAGCCAACGAAGCCAACCGTGTAAAACGCGATACGCCGGTCATGGTGATTTTAGGAAATCCGCCATATTCCGGCGAATCTGCTAATAAAGGCGAATGGATTATGAAGCTGATGGAAGATTACAAAAAAGAACCGGGCGGAAAGGAAAAACTGAAAGAACGAAATCCCAAATGGATTAATGACGATTATGTCAAGTTTATCCGTTACGGACAACATTTCATTGAGAAAAACGGTAGCGGTATTTTAGCGTTTATCAATCCGCATGGCTTTTTGGATAACCCTACCTTCAGAGGAATGCGTTGGAATCTGCTGAAAACGTATGATAAAATCTATACAATTGATTTACATGGAAATTCTAAGAAAAAAGAACTTTCCCCAGATGGAAGTGCAGATCAAAATGTTTTTGATATTATGCAAGGTGTATCTATTAATCTCTTCATTAAAACTGGAAATAAGAAAGAGTCAGAATTAGGACAAGTTTTTCACTTTGATTTATTTGGAAAACGGGACGTTAAATATAATTTTTTGATTGAAAATTCATTGAAAGAGATTGATTTTAAACTCTTACCTAATATTGCTCCTAATTACTTTTTTGTTAATAAAGATTTTGGCGTGCAGGAAGAATATGATGAAGGGTTTAAAGTGAATAAAATTTTTCCTCTTAATAATGTGGGAATTGTAACAGCGAGAGATCATTTTACGATTCATGAAACAAAAGAAGAGCTTAAAAAAACAATAAATGAATTTTTAAGTTTAGATGATGAAGAAGCAAGGCAAAAATTTAATCTTGGCAAAGATGTTCGGGATTGGCAAGTTGGTTTTGCAAAAAAAGATTTATTACAAAATTATCCAGATAAAGGAAAATTTGTAAAAATATCTTATCGCCCTTTCGATGAAAAATGGACATTTTACACAGGGAATTCCAAGGGTTTTCATTGCTATCCAAGAAAAGAAACAATGCGGAATTTTCTTAATGGAAATAATCTTGGATTAGTTTTTAAATTAGGAAATGCTGAAATGAATTCTGTTTCAGCAGTTGTTACTAAAAATATTATTGATTTTAGAAGTTGGTCAAGACCAGGAATGCAAGGTGGTGACTATATTGCACCTCTCTATCTTTATCCCGAAACCAACGGACAAACTTCTTTAGAAGATTCCATAGAACGAGTTCCCAACCTCAATATGGAGATAGTGGAGAAAATGGCGAAGGATTTGGGCTTACATTTTTCACCCGAAAGACCAGATTATTCTAAGCAAACAGAAGAAACTAACCAGTTCTATCCGGAAGATATTCTGGATTACATCTATGCTGTTTTGCATTCGCCTTCGTACCGAGAGAAATACAAAGAATTCCTCAAAATAGATTTCCCAAGAGTGCCATACCCTACCAATCCCAAAACTTTTTGGAAACTTGTAGCACTCGGAAAACAGATTAGAGAAATTCATTTGCTGGAAAGTCGTATAGTAGAAAACTACATTACACAATATCCGATCGCTGGTGATAATGAAGTGCTAAAACCTAGATTTGAAGAAAATTACGAAATCATAGATGGAGATGCCATAGCACTTGTCAACCCAGGATATCCAATAGGAAGAGTCTACATTAATGAAACACAATATTTTGAACAAGTTCCAGAAGTCGTGTGGAACTTCTACATTGGAGGATATCAACCAGCCCAAAAATGGCTCAAAGACCGCAAAGGCCGAACTCTAGATTTCGAAGATATTCTGCATTATCAGAAAATCATTGTGGCTCTTTTTGAGACGGATCGATTGATGAAGGAGGTGGATAATGTTATAAGTTTTTAA
- the kdpB gene encoding potassium-transporting ATPase subunit KdpB, translating into MKGNNNLFQAELVNEALKQSFIKLHPAKMFRNPVMFMVYIGTLVMAGVCLWIAMGEQSQGSLIYNIIVTFILFITLLFANFAEAIAEARGKAQADSLRKTREETPAKMLTSSNEVKIVPSNQLRKGDVFVCETGDIIPSDGEIIEGLATIDESAITGESAPVIREAGGDKSSVTGGTKVLSDKIKVKVTTEPGESFLDKMIALVEGASRQKTPNEIALTILLAGFTLVFIIVTVTLKPFGDYANTPITIAAFISLFVCLIPTTIGGLLSAIGIAGMDRALRANVITKSGKAVETAGDIDVLLLDKTGTITIGNRKATNFYPANGVDERALIKAAVLSSMADETPEGKSIIELAGINPLSYEVKNPEFITFTAETRSSGIDYENTRIRKGATDAIKNIVTNAGNTFPPEVAERVREISQNGGTPLVVSENEKALGVIELQDIIKPGIKERFDRLRKMGIKTVMVTGDNPLTAKFIAEKAGVDDFIAEAKPEDKMNYIKKEQADGRLVAMMGDGTNDAPALAQADVGVAMNSGTQAAKEAGNMVDLDNDPTKLIEVVEIGKQLLMTRGTLTTFSIANDVAKYFAIVPALFIASIPALQGLNIMGLHSPESAILSAVIFNAIVIPMLIPLALKGVAYKPIGASALLRRNLLIYGLGGVIIPFIGIKIIDLIVSVFI; encoded by the coding sequence ATGAAAGGAAATAACAACTTGTTTCAGGCAGAATTAGTCAATGAAGCGCTGAAACAATCATTTATAAAACTGCACCCGGCAAAGATGTTCCGAAATCCGGTGATGTTTATGGTGTACATAGGGACTTTGGTAATGGCAGGTGTTTGTCTGTGGATCGCAATGGGTGAGCAAAGTCAGGGAAGTTTGATCTATAATATTATTGTAACATTTATATTATTCATCACTTTACTTTTCGCCAACTTCGCCGAAGCTATTGCCGAAGCAAGAGGTAAAGCTCAGGCAGATTCTTTGAGAAAAACAAGAGAAGAAACACCTGCAAAAATGCTGACTTCAAGTAATGAAGTTAAAATAGTGCCATCCAACCAACTAAGAAAAGGAGATGTCTTTGTTTGTGAAACAGGAGATATCATTCCGTCCGATGGCGAAATTATCGAAGGTTTGGCAACGATTGACGAAAGCGCCATCACCGGAGAATCTGCTCCCGTCATCCGTGAAGCCGGTGGTGATAAAAGCAGTGTAACAGGAGGTACAAAAGTTCTTTCTGATAAAATAAAAGTGAAAGTAACGACGGAACCGGGAGAAAGCTTTCTTGATAAAATGATTGCTTTGGTAGAAGGTGCATCAAGACAGAAAACACCGAATGAAATTGCTTTAACCATTTTATTGGCAGGATTTACCTTAGTATTTATCATTGTTACTGTGACATTAAAACCATTCGGTGATTACGCCAATACACCAATTACCATTGCAGCATTCATCTCACTATTTGTTTGTCTTATTCCAACTACGATTGGTGGTCTGTTATCAGCCATCGGTATTGCGGGAATGGACAGAGCTTTAAGAGCCAACGTGATTACTAAAAGTGGTAAAGCAGTGGAAACTGCGGGTGATATTGATGTTTTATTATTGGATAAAACCGGAACAATTACCATCGGAAACAGAAAAGCGACAAATTTTTATCCGGCAAATGGGGTGGATGAAAGAGCTCTAATAAAAGCAGCTGTCCTAAGCTCTATGGCTGATGAAACACCTGAGGGGAAATCAATTATTGAATTGGCAGGAATTAATCCTCTGAGTTATGAAGTGAAAAATCCTGAATTCATCACGTTTACGGCAGAAACCAGAAGCTCAGGTATTGATTATGAAAACACGCGAATTAGAAAAGGTGCAACTGACGCAATTAAAAATATTGTTACAAATGCGGGCAATACTTTCCCACCCGAAGTTGCAGAGAGAGTCAGAGAAATTTCGCAAAACGGTGGTACGCCGCTCGTGGTTTCAGAAAATGAAAAAGCACTTGGGGTTATAGAATTACAGGATATTATCAAACCTGGAATCAAAGAACGTTTTGACCGATTGAGAAAAATGGGTATTAAAACCGTAATGGTAACCGGAGATAATCCTCTGACAGCTAAATTTATTGCTGAAAAAGCTGGAGTAGACGATTTTATCGCAGAAGCAAAACCTGAAGATAAAATGAATTACATCAAAAAAGAGCAAGCTGATGGAAGATTGGTTGCAATGATGGGCGACGGAACCAACGATGCACCGGCTCTTGCACAAGCCGACGTAGGCGTTGCGATGAATAGCGGAACTCAGGCTGCAAAAGAAGCTGGAAATATGGTGGATTTGGATAACGACCCAACCAAATTAATTGAAGTGGTAGAAATCGGAAAACAGTTATTAATGACCCGTGGAACGTTGACAACTTTCAGTATTGCGAATGACGTAGCGAAGTATTTTGCGATTGTTCCGGCATTATTTATTGCATCAATTCCGGCATTGCAAGGTCTTAATATTATGGGACTTCATTCACCTGAATCAGCGATTCTTTCAGCCGTAATCTTCAACGCAATTGTAATCCCGATGTTGATTCCGTTAGCTTTGAAAGGTGTGGCTTACAAACCAATCGGAGCAAGTGCATTATTAAGAAGAAACCTTTTAATTTACGGTTTAGGAGGAGTAATCATTCCATTTATCGGAATTAAAATCATAGACTTAATCGTATCAGTTTTTATATAA
- a CDS encoding IS5 family transposase, translating into MVGCLLLKHLYNLGDETLASAWIMNPYMQYFCGRVFFEHQFPCDPSNFVHFRKRIGEKGIEKIFSYSVRMHDAKTSTSNFVLSDTTVQENNTTFPTDAKLCKKVIDYCNKIAENEGIKQRQRYTKVSKQLVRNTYNGKHPKRAKLARKSQRQLKTIAMRLIRELERNFTAEQQEFYRESMELYTKAVTQKRNDTDKVYSLHKPFTRCIAKGKAYKQYEFGNKVGLVTTSNKGKKIILGIKAFLQTPYDGHTIEPLLEQMETGGQQLPKELVYDRGGKGKSEIKGVKISIPGVPRKTDTAYQKHTKRKKFRTRAAIEPIIGHLKSNFRLAQNYLLGETGPQINALLSATAWNMKKMMEILKEKIFFYFSNLIRLLFNRNILNEKLKMAAC; encoded by the coding sequence ATGGTGGGCTGTCTGCTTCTGAAACACCTTTATAATTTGGGAGATGAGACCCTTGCTTCCGCCTGGATCATGAACCCCTACATGCAGTATTTTTGCGGGAGGGTTTTCTTTGAGCACCAGTTTCCCTGCGACCCGAGTAATTTCGTCCACTTCAGGAAAAGAATTGGAGAAAAGGGGATTGAAAAAATCTTCTCCTACAGCGTAAGGATGCACGATGCAAAGACCAGTACATCGAACTTCGTGCTGTCCGACACTACCGTTCAGGAGAACAACACCACTTTTCCCACCGATGCGAAGCTCTGCAAAAAAGTAATCGACTACTGCAACAAGATAGCCGAAAACGAGGGCATAAAGCAGAGGCAGAGATACACGAAAGTCAGCAAGCAGCTGGTGCGCAACACCTACAACGGCAAACATCCCAAACGTGCAAAACTGGCAAGGAAATCCCAAAGGCAGCTCAAAACCATCGCCATGAGGCTGATACGCGAGCTTGAACGCAACTTCACGGCAGAGCAGCAAGAGTTTTATAGAGAATCAATGGAGCTCTACACCAAGGCGGTCACACAAAAAAGAAACGACACCGACAAGGTTTACAGCCTCCACAAGCCATTCACCCGGTGCATCGCCAAAGGAAAGGCTTACAAGCAGTACGAGTTTGGGAACAAGGTCGGCCTGGTAACCACTTCCAATAAAGGGAAAAAAATCATCCTCGGCATTAAGGCATTTTTGCAGACGCCCTATGACGGACACACCATCGAGCCGCTTTTGGAACAGATGGAAACGGGCGGGCAGCAGCTTCCAAAAGAACTCGTCTACGACCGTGGCGGAAAAGGAAAATCAGAGATAAAGGGCGTAAAAATCTCTATTCCGGGCGTGCCGAGAAAAACAGACACCGCTTACCAGAAACACACAAAACGCAAAAAATTCAGAACCAGGGCGGCAATAGAGCCCATCATCGGGCACTTAAAATCCAATTTTAGGCTGGCCCAAAACTATCTCTTGGGAGAAACAGGACCGCAAATCAACGCATTACTATCTGCAACGGCGTGGAACATGAAGAAAATGATGGAGATTCTCAAAGAGAAAATCTTTTTCTATTTTTCAAACCTTATCCGCCTGCTCTTTAATCGGAATATTCTGAACGAAAAACTGAAAATGGCGGCTTGTTAA
- a CDS encoding helix-turn-helix domain-containing protein yields MKAMPDPNTKEEVLQKLGERIKSLRIAKGYSSYEYFAYEHNISRAQFGRYERGEDLRFSTLARIISAFDMTFEEFFSEGFQDKGSQK; encoded by the coding sequence ATGAAAGCCATGCCTGATCCAAATACTAAAGAAGAAGTTTTACAGAAACTTGGAGAACGAATTAAGTCTCTGCGAATCGCAAAGGGCTATTCAAGCTATGAATATTTCGCTTACGAGCATAATATTTCCCGCGCACAATTCGGGCGGTATGAGCGTGGCGAAGACTTGCGATTCAGTACACTTGCCAGAATTATTTCGGCTTTTGACATGACTTTTGAAGAGTTTTTCTCAGAAGGATTTCAAGATAAAGGATCACAAAAATAG
- a CDS encoding sigma-54-dependent transcriptional regulator, with the protein MNNILVIDDEEKIRVLLSKILSLEGFEIFQASDLANASKRLEYSDIDVVICDVKLPDGSGVDFSKLINEKYPAIEVILLTAYGNIPDGVQAMKNGAFDYITKGDDNNKIIPLVYKALEKSVLNKRILQLEKQLNSKHSFDSIIGHSKKINSAIESGKKVAVTDATVLLTGETGTGKEVFANAIHNASTRIKNNFIAVNCSAFSKELLENELFGHKAGAFTGAFKDSKGIFEEANKGTVFLDEIGEMPLDLQAKLLRVLESGEFLKVGDSKPTKIDVRIIAATNRNLEEEIQTGNFREDLYYRINIFTIHLPPLRERTSDIKDLANSFLHTFSSKVGKKITGFSDDYLEALKRHSWKGNIRELRNVIERSVILCDNSRLEIEVLPQELQNISEEGIKNKTLSAFELASAEKIHIQKVLNYTGGNKTETARLLNIALTTLYRKLSEYGINT; encoded by the coding sequence GTGAATAACATACTGGTCATTGACGATGAAGAAAAAATAAGAGTTTTACTCTCAAAAATTCTGAGCTTAGAAGGCTTTGAAATATTTCAGGCATCAGATCTGGCAAATGCCAGCAAAAGACTTGAATACAGTGATATTGATGTTGTCATCTGTGATGTAAAACTACCTGACGGGAGCGGTGTCGATTTTTCAAAGCTGATCAATGAAAAATATCCTGCCATAGAAGTAATTCTTCTGACGGCATACGGGAATATTCCTGACGGAGTACAGGCAATGAAAAACGGTGCTTTCGATTATATAACCAAAGGAGATGATAACAATAAGATCATTCCTTTGGTCTATAAGGCTCTTGAAAAGTCTGTTCTCAACAAGAGGATCTTACAGCTTGAAAAACAGCTGAACAGCAAGCATTCTTTTGATTCCATTATCGGTCATTCAAAAAAGATCAATTCAGCTATAGAATCGGGAAAAAAAGTAGCAGTGACAGATGCTACCGTTTTATTGACGGGCGAAACAGGAACAGGAAAGGAAGTTTTTGCCAATGCCATTCATAATGCGAGCACAAGAATAAAAAATAATTTTATAGCGGTCAACTGCTCTGCATTTAGTAAAGAGCTTCTGGAGAACGAATTATTCGGGCATAAAGCCGGAGCCTTTACAGGAGCGTTTAAAGATTCCAAGGGGATTTTTGAAGAAGCCAATAAAGGAACCGTTTTTCTGGACGAAATTGGCGAAATGCCTTTAGACTTGCAGGCCAAACTTCTGCGTGTATTAGAATCAGGAGAATTTTTAAAAGTGGGAGATAGCAAGCCCACTAAAATTGATGTCAGAATTATTGCAGCGACCAACCGTAATTTGGAAGAGGAAATTCAAACCGGAAATTTCAGAGAGGATCTTTATTACAGGATCAACATCTTCACCATCCATCTTCCTCCATTGAGAGAACGTACCAGTGATATTAAAGATCTGGCCAATAGTTTTCTCCACACCTTTTCTTCCAAAGTAGGAAAAAAGATCACCGGATTTTCCGATGATTATCTGGAAGCATTGAAAAGACATTCCTGGAAAGGAAATATTCGCGAACTTCGAAACGTTATCGAGCGAAGCGTTATCCTTTGTGACAACAGCCGACTTGAGATTGAGGTGCTCCCGCAGGAACTTCAAAATATCAGCGAAGAAGGGATTAAAAACAAAACCTTATCTGCTTTTGAATTGGCAAGTGCAGAGAAAATTCACATTCAGAAAGTATTAAATTACACCGGCGGTAATAAAACAGAAACTGCACGTCTCCTTAATATAGCCCTGACAACATTATACAGGAAATTATCAGAGTACGGAATCAACACATAG
- a CDS encoding WYL domain-containing protein produces MPTPLQRQHYIVSLLKNRNVSKEELMGKIVDYFDLDSYSESTFERDKSVINANPLFPSVVFNRRENAYSLCRDELYLLSQAELYYLILENDFLLSSINKNGLLSDAIIFETRKFTGTECLSVLRKAIENQQEVSFDYFYYDSQETKTKTVQPYRLKLKDFRWYLLAQDDSGVAFKSYGLERISNLEVLNQTFEAQDIDFDQPYHDAFGMFTDGDAKKIVLEFDRRDGNYLISNPIHQSQKVTTLPDKVRIELYIKPTLDLIMELMKRTWSVKIIEPKLLRDQFVEYWKEAIKRNKD; encoded by the coding sequence ATGCCAACACCACTTCAACGCCAACATTATATTGTTTCTCTGCTTAAGAATAGAAATGTTTCTAAAGAAGAATTGATGGGAAAAATTGTGGATTATTTCGACTTAGATTCTTATAGCGAAAGCACTTTCGAAAGGGATAAGTCCGTAATCAACGCAAATCCTTTGTTCCCATCTGTAGTTTTTAATCGAAGGGAAAATGCATACAGTTTGTGCCGTGATGAACTTTATTTATTGAGTCAAGCAGAGCTGTATTACTTAATTTTAGAAAACGATTTTTTACTTTCTTCCATCAATAAAAATGGTTTGTTGTCTGATGCAATTATCTTCGAAACCCGAAAATTCACAGGTACCGAATGCTTGTCTGTTTTAAGAAAAGCTATTGAAAATCAACAAGAAGTAAGTTTCGATTACTTTTATTATGATAGCCAAGAAACTAAAACCAAAACAGTACAACCGTATCGTCTGAAATTGAAAGATTTCCGGTGGTATTTGTTAGCGCAGGATGATTCGGGCGTCGCTTTCAAATCTTATGGTTTAGAAAGGATTTCGAACCTGGAAGTTCTGAATCAAACATTTGAAGCTCAAGATATTGATTTTGATCAGCCTTACCATGATGCTTTCGGAATGTTCACCGATGGCGATGCAAAAAAAATAGTTTTGGAATTTGATCGTCGCGATGGAAACTATCTAATCTCAAACCCCATACACCAATCACAAAAAGTAACAACTCTACCCGATAAAGTTCGGATAGAGTTGTACATCAAGCCTACACTCGATTTGATTATGGAACTTATGAAACGTACTTGGTCAGTAAAGATTATTGAACCCAAATTGCTTCGTGATCAGTTTGTTGAGTATTGGAAAGAAGCTATTAAGCGCAATAAAGATTAA